Proteins from a genomic interval of Quercus robur chromosome 9, dhQueRobu3.1, whole genome shotgun sequence:
- the LOC126699162 gene encoding uncharacterized protein LOC126699162, giving the protein MRIRKRQVPFPLSSLSPVPLSDPLWCNSSSTIPHNQKPHTHLKISPHKVIDMPTLVLSSLISPINVSHRSVEEATAWISLMMLLVGHTTRSCFCKEKMREAEWKRRVMIPGWEAFWVQKLLLGFFQNQVLPVKAETQLSPQVSSRLPSSSSLLAPRISVYIHHTAIPDGAFA; this is encoded by the exons ATGAGGATCCGTAAAAGACAGGTACCTTTccctctctcatctctctctccgGTTCCTCTCTCAGATCCCCTGTGGTGCAACTCCAGCTCCACAATACCACACAACCAAAAGCCTCACACCCACTTGAAAATCTCTCCCCACAAAGTGATAGATATGCCCACTTTGGTCCTCAGCAGTCTGATCAGCCCAATCAACGTCTCCCACCGATCCGTGGAGGAAGCAACGGCTTGGATCTCTCTGATGATGTTGCTAGTGGGCCACACAACGAg GAGTTGTTTTTGCAAGGAAAAGATGAGAGAGGCGGAGTGGAAGAGAAGAGTAATGATACCAG GATGGGAGGCATTTTGGGTGCAGAAACTGTTACTGGGGTTCTTTCAGAATCAAGTGCTTCCCGTCAAG GCAGAGACTCAGCTAAGTCCTCAGGTTTCATCTAGGCTTCCAAGTTCCTCTTCGCTTTTAGCTCCAAGAATTTCAGTTTACATTCATCACACAGCCATTCCAGATGGTGCATTTGCCTAA